The uncultured Fibrobacter sp. genome contains a region encoding:
- a CDS encoding bifunctional anthranilate synthase component II/anthranilate phosphoribosyltransferase produces MIVIIDNYDSFTYNVYQALAKITTEEIRVLRSRECTIADIEKLNPSRLIVSPGPGRPEDAGVSVEAIKHFAGKLPILGVCLGHQAIGYAFGAKIVQAKFIKHGIAEEIDLDGKGLFRTIGKKNIFTRYHSLVIDESTLSSDFEVTARATDGDIMGIRHKTLPIEGVQFHPESIASGRADEFFKAFLNYRREPLDIRGILNTLTAGKDLSRETAEMFMEDLTDGIMDERQMAAILTALSSKGPVTEEIAGCAKVLSSKKRNFPYSGDELTDIVGTGGDGKGSFNVSSLSGLIAASCGAKIAKHGNRAVSSKSGAADFYTAAGFKLDMTPEKAASVIDKTNFVFLMAPVYHSAMRFAGPVRGALGVKTIMNLLGPLTNPAEAKYLMLGVYSKSILEPFTKAAKSLGAKRVMVAISDDGYDEISPCVPTTIAEILEDGEYREYRIDPKDFGVPAVDPEDLAGGTGVDNFNLALDVLNGKGRPGIKYACALNAGAALYISNKAASIKEGFDKAMKAMEDGSVLKKIEEVKAATNA; encoded by the coding sequence ATGATCGTCATTATTGATAACTACGACTCTTTTACTTACAACGTTTACCAGGCGTTGGCCAAGATTACTACTGAAGAAATCCGCGTGCTCCGTAGCCGCGAATGCACCATTGCAGACATTGAAAAGCTGAATCCGAGCCGCCTCATCGTGAGCCCGGGCCCGGGCCGCCCCGAAGATGCAGGCGTCTCTGTGGAAGCCATCAAGCATTTTGCTGGCAAGCTCCCGATTCTCGGCGTGTGCCTCGGCCACCAGGCTATCGGTTACGCCTTTGGCGCCAAGATTGTGCAGGCCAAGTTCATCAAGCACGGCATCGCCGAAGAAATCGACCTCGACGGCAAGGGTCTCTTCCGCACCATTGGCAAGAAGAACATCTTCACGCGTTACCACAGCCTCGTCATTGACGAATCGACGCTCTCTTCTGACTTCGAAGTGACCGCCCGCGCTACCGACGGTGACATCATGGGTATTCGCCACAAGACGCTCCCGATTGAAGGCGTGCAGTTCCACCCGGAATCCATCGCCAGCGGCCGTGCCGACGAATTCTTCAAGGCATTCCTCAACTACCGTCGTGAACCGCTCGACATCCGCGGAATCTTGAACACGCTTACCGCAGGCAAGGACCTGAGCCGCGAAACCGCCGAAATGTTCATGGAAGACCTGACCGACGGTATCATGGACGAACGCCAGATGGCCGCAATCCTTACCGCACTTTCTAGCAAGGGCCCCGTGACCGAAGAAATCGCAGGTTGCGCCAAGGTTTTGAGCAGCAAGAAACGCAACTTCCCGTACAGCGGCGACGAACTCACCGATATCGTGGGTACCGGTGGCGACGGCAAGGGTAGCTTCAACGTGAGCTCGCTCTCCGGTCTTATCGCTGCAAGCTGTGGCGCCAAGATTGCCAAGCACGGCAACCGCGCTGTTTCCAGCAAGTCCGGTGCCGCAGACTTCTATACCGCAGCCGGCTTCAAGCTGGACATGACTCCGGAAAAAGCCGCCAGCGTCATCGACAAGACGAACTTCGTGTTCCTCATGGCTCCGGTCTACCACAGCGCCATGCGCTTTGCTGGCCCGGTTCGCGGTGCCCTCGGCGTCAAAACCATCATGAACCTGCTCGGCCCCCTCACGAACCCGGCCGAAGCCAAGTACCTCATGCTCGGCGTTTACAGCAAGTCGATTCTGGAACCGTTTACCAAGGCTGCTAAGTCCCTTGGTGCCAAGCGCGTGATGGTCGCCATCTCCGACGACGGCTACGACGAAATCTCTCCGTGCGTCCCGACGACCATTGCCGAAATCCTCGAAGACGGTGAATATCGCGAATACCGCATCGACCCGAAGGACTTCGGCGTCCCGGCCGTGGACCCCGAAGATCTCGCCGGCGGTACGGGCGTGGATAACTTCAACCTCGCTCTCGACGTGCTGAACGGCAAGGGCCGCCCGGGCATCAAGTATGCCTGCGCCCTGAACGCTGGAGCCGCCCTCTACATCAGCAATAAGGCTGCCAGCATCAAGGAAGGCTTCGACAAGGCCATGAAGGCTATGGAAGACGGCTCCGTTCTCAAGAAGATCGAAGAAGTGAAGGCCGCCACCAACGCATAA
- a CDS encoding anthranilate synthase component I family protein, producing MTTNIRHITESPNFEPRTDSIYVALPGERYTPFSLGKKLGAKAIFESASFSHGRSRYSTLMVDEGFRLRQNDKDVSIVVDGKESVFLKEGEGDILDALTLISAENTVPPNQIPIPSSGVGYLGYEFCARCDTIRLAPQVDELNIPEAEFLVGHIYIVFDHFTEKLHLFALNYEEHQIDLKAAIEKVKARLADLDFSYLAPEKQYGKGITMTDLEQSRKEYTEKVEALQKHIIAGNIVQAVPSRRIQFASDIEALDIYRRLRTVNPSPYMFFLDYGTHQFIGASPESLVRVRDGIATIHPIAGTRRRGKDDVEDEALMKNLKGDPKERAEHLMLVDLARNDLGRVCEAGTVETTKYMECEKFSHVIHLVSDVQGRVAKNKKAIEVLRSSFPAGTVSGAPKISAIEILSGLEKVKRRFYAGAVGYMESDGDLDFCIAIRCCLKQGKTISLQAGGGIVAASNADREFEETNEKLGAIRAVLEGEN from the coding sequence ATGACAACGAACATAAGGCACATCACTGAAAGCCCTAACTTCGAACCCCGTACCGACAGTATCTACGTGGCACTGCCCGGTGAACGTTACACCCCGTTTTCGCTCGGCAAGAAGCTCGGTGCGAAGGCTATTTTCGAATCCGCAAGCTTCTCCCACGGTCGTAGCCGCTATTCGACTCTGATGGTGGACGAAGGCTTCCGTCTGCGCCAGAACGACAAAGACGTAAGCATCGTTGTCGACGGCAAGGAAAGCGTGTTCCTCAAGGAAGGCGAGGGCGACATTCTCGACGCTCTTACACTGATTTCTGCCGAAAATACGGTGCCGCCCAACCAGATCCCGATTCCCTCTTCGGGCGTGGGCTACCTCGGTTACGAATTCTGCGCCCGTTGCGATACCATTCGCCTTGCCCCGCAGGTCGATGAACTCAACATTCCCGAAGCCGAATTCTTGGTCGGTCACATCTACATCGTGTTTGACCACTTTACCGAAAAACTTCACCTGTTCGCCCTGAACTACGAAGAACACCAGATTGATTTGAAGGCTGCGATTGAAAAGGTGAAGGCCCGCCTCGCAGACCTGGACTTCAGCTACCTCGCTCCGGAAAAGCAGTACGGCAAGGGCATCACGATGACTGACCTGGAACAGTCCCGCAAGGAATACACCGAAAAGGTCGAAGCTCTGCAGAAGCATATCATCGCCGGTAACATCGTGCAGGCAGTGCCTTCTCGCCGCATCCAGTTTGCAAGCGATATCGAAGCTCTCGACATTTACCGTCGCCTTCGCACGGTGAACCCGTCTCCGTACATGTTCTTCCTCGATTACGGAACGCATCAGTTTATCGGTGCATCGCCGGAAAGCCTCGTGCGCGTGCGTGACGGCATCGCCACCATCCACCCGATTGCAGGCACTCGCCGCCGCGGTAAGGACGACGTGGAAGACGAAGCCCTGATGAAGAACTTGAAGGGCGACCCGAAGGAACGTGCCGAACACTTGATGCTCGTGGACTTGGCCCGTAACGACCTTGGCCGCGTTTGCGAAGCCGGTACGGTGGAAACCACCAAGTACATGGAATGCGAAAAGTTCAGCCACGTGATTCACCTGGTCTCTGACGTGCAGGGCCGTGTGGCAAAGAACAAGAAGGCCATCGAAGTGCTTCGCTCCAGCTTCCCGGCTGGTACGGTGAGCGGCGCTCCGAAAATCAGCGCTATCGAAATCCTTTCTGGCCTCGAAAAGGTTAAGCGTCGTTTCTACGCCGGTGCAGTGGGCTACATGGAATCCGACGGTGACTTGGATTTCTGCATCGCCATCCGTTGCTGCTTAAAGCAGGGTAAGACCATCAGCCTGCAGGCCGGTGGTGGCATTGTCGCGGCCTCGAATGCCGACCGCGAATTTGAAGAAACGAATGAAAAATTGGGTGCCATCCGCGCCGTGCTCGAAGGAGAAAACTAA
- a CDS encoding TIGR04133 family radical SAM/SPASM protein, translated as MKLSLKKKLALEAYRLYRHNEIKAHPLTYFFWECTLRCNLHCLHCGSDCVKDAIPDMPREDFMNVLDKLAPHIDPKHFIVVITGGEPLMRPDLEECGMEIKKRGYPWGMVSNALAMTPDRYTRLLNAGLRSLTISLDGLQESHNHFRGDPHSFERALRAIDMAAHTEGLTFDVMTCVNRQNLKELPKILDMLLKIGVKRWRIATVFPKGRAKDNPLFQLTNQEFRQVFDFIREVKKLNVINVNYGCEGFLGSYEKDARNYPFFCRAGVNVSSVLCDGSISACPSLRGDYIQGNIYKDDLWEVWQKRYQVMRDRSWAKIGDCKTCKYWRYCEGSSLHLRDEKTKELAYCHVKRLEAAGA; from the coding sequence ATGAAACTCTCTCTTAAAAAGAAACTCGCTCTTGAAGCTTACCGCCTTTACCGTCACAACGAAATCAAGGCACACCCGCTTACTTACTTTTTCTGGGAATGTACCCTGCGCTGCAACCTGCACTGTCTGCACTGCGGTAGCGACTGCGTCAAGGACGCTATCCCGGACATGCCCCGCGAAGACTTTATGAACGTGCTGGACAAATTGGCCCCGCACATTGACCCGAAGCACTTTATCGTGGTGATTACCGGCGGCGAACCCCTGATGCGCCCGGACCTCGAAGAATGCGGTATGGAAATCAAGAAGCGCGGCTACCCCTGGGGCATGGTTTCTAACGCGCTTGCGATGACGCCCGACCGTTACACGCGCCTGCTGAACGCAGGTCTACGCTCGCTCACGATCAGCCTCGACGGCCTGCAAGAGAGCCACAACCATTTTCGCGGCGACCCGCATAGCTTTGAGCGAGCGTTGCGGGCCATTGACATGGCCGCTCACACCGAAGGTCTCACCTTCGATGTGATGACCTGCGTGAACCGCCAGAACCTTAAGGAACTTCCGAAGATTCTCGACATGCTCTTGAAAATAGGCGTCAAGCGCTGGAGAATCGCAACCGTGTTCCCGAAGGGCCGTGCCAAGGATAATCCGCTATTCCAGCTTACGAACCAGGAATTTCGCCAGGTATTCGACTTTATTCGCGAAGTCAAGAAATTGAACGTGATCAACGTGAATTACGGCTGCGAAGGATTCCTCGGCAGCTACGAAAAAGATGCCCGCAACTACCCGTTCTTCTGCCGTGCCGGCGTGAACGTGTCTTCTGTACTCTGCGACGGCAGCATTTCGGCTTGCCCGAGCCTGCGCGGAGACTACATTCAGGGCAACATTTACAAGGACGACCTGTGGGAAGTCTGGCAGAAGCGTTACCAGGTGATGCGCGACCGCAGCTGGGCCAAGATTGGCGACTGCAAGACCTGTAAATACTGGCGCTATTGCGAAGGCTCCAGCCTGCATTTACGTGATGAAAAAACGAAGGAATTGGCTTATTGCCATGTAAAAAGATTAGAAGCAGCAGGTGCGTGA
- a CDS encoding bifunctional (p)ppGpp synthetase/guanosine-3',5'-bis(diphosphate) 3'-pyrophosphohydrolase — protein MLQASLTSNQTHIVDVLIKKNPKLEREILEKAVAFIAEAHEGQYRKSGMPYTEHPYEVAKILADLKQDQSTVLAGLLHDVVEDTDHSLEEIAEKFGDDTAFMVDAVTKITAAQESSKTAQKAETYRKLIVAMAKDPRVIMIKIADRIHNMRTMRYMKPEKRQAIAQETLDIYIPLTHRFGLYKLKNELEDLSFKYVNPDEYQKLVNLLIENKESREKYIQSVIGPLQIKMALEDFDCTIQGRTKNIYSIYNKMLSRGCQFEDIFDIFAIRIIVETIPECYLALGYVHNLWTPLQSRFKDYIATPKPNLYQSIHTTVIGPENKMVEVQIRTKDMDLTAEKGFAAHWAYKLETQHEGEELAWLNHMVKLQSEISDSKEYLDFLKVDLKPTGMTVFTPKGTSIELPQGSIVLDFAFAVHTELGLHCIGAKINDEVVNLDTVVEHGATIQVLKSPNQEPSPEWLDMVKTVKAKQELRRWMKNSIMKQALDLGKEIWVRELRLQKIEKDKRPTEESICKYFGTPTIDDFYERIGQGELPLADIQRFLNGGETTQKESTALRFFPMFNKDVKAERKDEMPLQIGQETSLVVHFAKCCSPIPGDPVVGVLRPKIGIEVHNTDCPQLKNLPMEQRIAVEWSEDIKHSFETHLTIDTENRKNITFDVLQELKRANVFLDRVTAASQHYSGRIRLVFKAFRKEQVDTIINAIKNIPGVKQVVKS, from the coding sequence ATGTTACAAGCGAGCCTCACATCGAACCAAACGCACATTGTTGATGTGCTTATAAAGAAGAATCCCAAGTTGGAACGTGAGATTCTTGAGAAGGCTGTAGCGTTTATTGCAGAGGCTCACGAGGGGCAGTACCGCAAAAGCGGAATGCCTTACACGGAACACCCCTACGAAGTCGCCAAGATTCTAGCCGACCTCAAACAGGACCAATCGACGGTCCTTGCCGGGTTGCTACACGACGTGGTCGAAGATACCGACCACTCCCTCGAAGAAATTGCCGAAAAATTTGGTGATGACACCGCCTTCATGGTGGATGCCGTTACCAAGATTACAGCCGCCCAGGAATCGAGCAAGACCGCCCAAAAAGCGGAAACCTACCGAAAGCTGATTGTCGCCATGGCGAAAGACCCTCGGGTCATCATGATCAAAATCGCAGACCGCATCCACAACATGCGCACCATGCGGTACATGAAGCCCGAAAAGCGCCAGGCAATCGCGCAAGAAACGCTCGACATCTACATTCCGCTCACGCACAGGTTCGGTCTTTATAAGCTCAAGAACGAACTCGAAGATTTAAGTTTCAAGTACGTAAACCCCGACGAATACCAGAAGCTGGTGAACTTGCTCATCGAGAACAAGGAATCCCGCGAAAAGTACATCCAGTCAGTGATTGGCCCTTTGCAGATCAAGATGGCACTCGAAGATTTCGACTGCACCATCCAGGGCCGTACCAAGAACATTTACAGTATCTACAACAAGATGCTTAGCCGCGGATGCCAGTTCGAAGACATCTTCGATATTTTCGCGATTCGCATTATTGTAGAAACGATTCCCGAATGCTACCTGGCTTTGGGCTACGTCCACAACCTGTGGACGCCCTTGCAGAGTCGCTTTAAAGACTATATCGCGACCCCGAAACCGAACCTTTACCAGAGCATTCACACCACCGTGATCGGCCCCGAAAACAAGATGGTCGAAGTCCAGATCCGCACCAAGGATATGGACCTGACCGCCGAAAAGGGATTCGCCGCGCACTGGGCCTACAAGCTTGAGACCCAGCACGAAGGCGAAGAACTCGCCTGGCTGAACCACATGGTGAAGTTGCAGTCCGAAATTTCGGACTCCAAGGAATACCTTGACTTTTTGAAGGTGGACTTGAAGCCCACGGGCATGACCGTGTTCACGCCCAAGGGAACCTCCATCGAACTTCCGCAAGGGTCGATTGTCCTCGACTTCGCGTTTGCCGTACATACCGAACTCGGCCTGCACTGCATCGGCGCCAAAATCAACGACGAGGTGGTGAACCTCGATACGGTTGTGGAACATGGCGCCACTATCCAGGTGCTCAAGAGCCCCAATCAGGAACCCAGCCCCGAATGGCTCGACATGGTAAAAACAGTGAAGGCCAAGCAGGAACTGCGCCGCTGGATGAAAAACAGCATCATGAAGCAGGCCCTGGACCTGGGTAAGGAAATCTGGGTACGCGAACTTAGACTCCAGAAAATCGAAAAGGACAAGCGCCCCACCGAAGAAAGCATTTGCAAATACTTTGGCACGCCCACCATCGACGACTTTTATGAACGCATTGGCCAGGGCGAACTTCCGCTCGCGGACATCCAGCGTTTTTTGAACGGTGGCGAAACCACGCAAAAGGAATCAACCGCACTCCGGTTCTTCCCGATGTTCAACAAGGACGTAAAGGCCGAACGCAAGGACGAAATGCCCCTGCAAATTGGGCAAGAAACCAGTTTGGTGGTACATTTTGCCAAGTGCTGTAGTCCGATTCCGGGCGATCCGGTGGTAGGCGTTCTAAGGCCCAAGATTGGTATTGAAGTCCACAATACGGACTGTCCGCAGCTCAAGAACCTGCCGATGGAACAGCGCATTGCGGTGGAATGGAGCGAAGATATCAAGCATTCGTTCGAAACCCACCTCACCATCGACACCGAGAACCGCAAGAACATTACGTTCGACGTGCTGCAGGAACTCAAGCGAGCCAATGTATTCCTCGATCGCGTGACTGCGGCAAGCCAGCACTACTCGGGCAGAATCCGACTGGTGTTCAAGGCCTTCCGTAAGGAACAAGTCGACACAATCATTAACGCCATCAAGAATATTCCGGGCGTAAAACAGGTGGTAAAATCATGA